The Flavivirga eckloniae genomic interval CCGTTTATAACCCTAAAATAAGTTTCTACACCACGAAACGGATTATAAACCGAGTCGAATATTAAGGCTTGTAATGGTTCATCTATGTTTCCTTTTGGCGATGGAATGCGCTCAATAATGGCTTTTAGGACATTATCGACCCCGAAACCTGTTTTTCCACTGGCATGAATCACTTCTTCCGGATCGCAACCTAAAAGGTCTACAATATCGTCTGTAACTTCTTCCGGATTGGCACTAGGCAAATCCACTTTATTAAGGACCGGAATGATTTCCAGATCGTTTTCCAGGGCTAAATATAAATTAGAAATAGTCTGAGCCTGGATACTCTGTGCTGCATCTACAATAAGTAAAGCGCCTTCGCAAGCAGCAATAGAACGGGAAACCTCATAAGAGAAATCAACATGGCCCGGAGTATCAATTAGGTTTAAAACATACTCCTTATCTTCAAAAACATACTCCATTTGTATGGCATGCGATTTTATAGTGATACCACGTTCACGTTCCAAATCCATACTATCCAAAAGCTGATCCTGCTTCTCTCTGGCAGTTACAGCGCCTGTATAATCCAACAAACGGTCTGCGAGCGTACTCTTACCGTGATCTATATGTGCAATAATGCAAAAGTTTCTAATGTGCTTCATGGTCAAAAAAATCTTTCTAAAAAAGATTCTGCAAAGATAGAGGATTTAAACGAAGTTTGTTAATATTTTAATTTATTGAAAGGAAACAAAAATTACATCACCATACTACTACAAATACCTAAGCTTACAATAACATAAAGTGCCGCAAGAATAAACAACACTTTTGCAGCTTTTTTGTTATTTGCGCGTATAGCAAATCCTATAATAGCTAATAAAATAGCAGGACCAAACATAATGACCAGAATTAAGTATATCAGGCCATCTAAATTCATGTTTCCTTCTAAAAAGTAAACCATAGTTAAATTTTTATATCATCATACTGCCACATATACCAAGGCTTATTAAAAGATAAACCGCCGCTAGTATCATAAGTATTTTTGATGTTTTTCGGTTTTTTGCTCTAATGGCCAATCCAATAATTAGTAGGATTAATGGAGGTAAGAACATAATGGCTAAAACTAGTAAAAATATGCCCAAATAATTTCCGCCCTCAACTATTAATGTAGTCATAATATATCGTTTCTAAGTTCCTCTAAATATTCTTTTTTATCATCTCTGTAAAACAAGTTCATAGTTTCAAAAGGGATAATTTTATTGTCTTTATCTACAATATGCACACAGGATTTTTTAATAGCACGTACATCAAAGTTATAAGCGTCAATAAACTGCATGATAATAACGCGAAATAGATTATCGTAACCCAAATTTGGCGCATCAATATTTGGTAGGCAACACATGATAGATTTTAAGTTTTCTTCGGCTACTTCAACAGAATTTCCGGTACTAAAAAGTTCTATCATCTTACCCTTTATGTTTTCGTCCTGTTCGTAAATAATGGTGTTTTTACTATTATCCAACAAATCATTTGGGTTTATATATCGTGTAAGCGGAAACACTTCATCGCCTAATTTAAGGGCGTATCCCATAACCAACGCATCGGGATTGCAAGGCACTGGCAGTAAATCGTCTGGATTAAAAATGGTGGTTTGCTCCATAATTTTGCGGCGTACTTCTGTAAGCGTCATTCTGTCGGTTTCTGGATTGAAATGTTCCAGTCTTCCTGCTATTTGAGTTGGCTGAAGGGTGACACCTCTTACGCATTTTTGCTTCAAGGCGAAGTCTATGGTTTTACCAATTTCATGATCGTTTAGCCCCTTTTGAAGGGTTACTACCAAAGTGGTTGATAAATTGAGTTTGTTTAAATTTTCAAGAGCTTGTGTTCTGATATCGTTTAAATCGGCACCTCGGAGTTCTTGCAACACGCTATTTTCAAAAGAATCGAACTGCAAATAGATTTCAAAATCGGGAGTATAGGTTTTAAGCTTTTCCGCGAAAGCGAAATCTTTGGCAATTTTAATGCCGTTGGTGTTTAGCATTAAATGCCGAATGGGTAGCGACTTTGCATAATCTAAAATCTCAAAGAATTGCGGATGAATTGTTGGTTCGCCACCGCTAATTTGAACAACATCAGGTTCTTTTTCGTTGGCAACAATAGTATCCAGCATGGTTTTTACTTCTTCCAGAGTACGATGTCTTCCGTAAGTAGGTGATGAACCGGCATAGCAGGTCGGACAGGTTAAGTTGCATCTATCGGTGACTTCTACTACAGTTAAGCATGAATGTTGTTCGTGATCTGGACATAAGCCACAATCGTAAGGACAACCATAATCGGTTTTGGTATTAAATCTATATGGTGTTTCAGAAGGCTTGTTGTAATTTCTAATGTTTTTATAATAAGGAATATCGTCGGCAATTAATACCTTGGAATTCCCATGCTCCGGACAACGTTTTAGCATATAAACATTGTCATTTTCAAATACTATTTTAGCATCAACTCGTTTTAAACAATCCGGACAAAGGCTTAAGGTAAAATCGTAATAGGTATATTTTCTAACGGGCATGTTTAAAAACGTTTAAAATGGTTTTATAATAGTAAAGGAGACAAATTATACATAATATTTGGATTGTGCTAAGCCAAAGAATGTAAAATGTATTTGGTTTTAGGAACTCGATAAAAAATCTGAACGAAAAATAAAAAACCATAAACCATTTAAACAGATCACCGTTTTTTAATGAGGCTTTATTTTGGATACGTTTTAAACTAAAAAACAACAGGATTAAAAATACTAATTCGTATAAGGCTACTGGGTGGCGTAATAATCCATCGCCCAGATCCATACCAAAAACCGAGGAGGTTTCTCTACCATAGGTAAATTCATTTATTCCGGACAGAAAGCATCCAATGCGGCCGATAAATATGCCCAGTATAATTGGAAACACAAATAAATCTCCAGATGATTGGGTTTCACCAATTCGTTTTTTAGCAATTTCAACACCTAATAAACCACCAAACAGCCCTCCCATAATGGTTTTTGTGTTTAGTAGTTGAATCAAATTCTCCTGTGAGAGACTCACTAGCGGGTTTTCTAAAAACCCAACAATTCTGGAACCAATCAGAGCACCGAGAGCCGCTCCTAAGATAATGGACAGCCTGTTGTTTGATGAAATAACATCATTACTATGTCTTCGTAGTATTACGTAATACCGAAACGCGACAAAGAATGCTAGGTATTCCAGAATCAGGTGGATGTTTGTCTTGTATCCGAAAAGAATGGGTTCGTAGGGGATGTTCAAAAAGTTGAAATTTGGAACTAAAAATACAACAATATTGAAGGGAAGAACACATTTCATTAAAAAACTGTAATTTTGCCCAAAATTTAAATTGTGGTTAAAATAGACAACATAGAACTTCCAAATTTTCCATTGCTTTTAGCGCCTATGGAAGATGTAAGCGATCCGCCGTTTCGTGCCCTTTGTAAGGAGCAAGGTGCTGATGTTGTGTATACAGAGTTTGTGTCGAGCGAAGGGTTAATTCGTAATGCTGCTAAAAGTGTTATGAAGTTGGATATTTATGAGAAGGAACGTCCTGTGGGGATTCAAATTTTTGGAGCAAATCTGGACAGTATGTTGCAGACCATTGATATTGTTTCGGCTTCGAAACCAGATATTATTGATATTAATTTTGGTTGCCCCGTAAAAAAGGTAGTTAGCAAAGGTGCCGGTGCCGGAATCTTAAAGGACATCTGTTTGATGGAGAAACTGACTGCCGAGATGGTTAAGCGTACCGACATTCCTGTTACTGTAAAAACTCGTTTAGGTTGGGATCATGATTCTATAAAAATTGTTGAGGTTGCAGAAAGGCTACAGGATGTTGGCTGCAAGGCTATTGCTATACATGGTCGTACCCGCGCACAAATGTACAAGGGGAGTGCCGACTGGAAGCC includes:
- a CDS encoding radical SAM protein — encoded protein: MPVRKYTYYDFTLSLCPDCLKRVDAKIVFENDNVYMLKRCPEHGNSKVLIADDIPYYKNIRNYNKPSETPYRFNTKTDYGCPYDCGLCPDHEQHSCLTVVEVTDRCNLTCPTCYAGSSPTYGRHRTLEEVKTMLDTIVANEKEPDVVQISGGEPTIHPQFFEILDYAKSLPIRHLMLNTNGIKIAKDFAFAEKLKTYTPDFEIYLQFDSFENSVLQELRGADLNDIRTQALENLNKLNLSTTLVVTLQKGLNDHEIGKTIDFALKQKCVRGVTLQPTQIAGRLEHFNPETDRMTLTEVRRKIMEQTTIFNPDDLLPVPCNPDALVMGYALKLGDEVFPLTRYINPNDLLDNSKNTIIYEQDENIKGKMIELFSTGNSVEVAEENLKSIMCCLPNIDAPNLGYDNLFRVIIMQFIDAYNFDVRAIKKSCVHIVDKDNKIIPFETMNLFYRDDKKEYLEELRNDIL
- a CDS encoding prolipoprotein diacylglyceryl transferase, whose product is MKCVLPFNIVVFLVPNFNFLNIPYEPILFGYKTNIHLILEYLAFFVAFRYYVILRRHSNDVISSNNRLSIILGAALGALIGSRIVGFLENPLVSLSQENLIQLLNTKTIMGGLFGGLLGVEIAKKRIGETQSSGDLFVFPIILGIFIGRIGCFLSGINEFTYGRETSSVFGMDLGDGLLRHPVALYELVFLILLFFSLKRIQNKASLKNGDLFKWFMVFYFSFRFFIEFLKPNTFYILWLSTIQILCIICLLYYYKTILNVFKHAR
- the dusB gene encoding tRNA dihydrouridine synthase DusB, whose product is MVKIDNIELPNFPLLLAPMEDVSDPPFRALCKEQGADVVYTEFVSSEGLIRNAAKSVMKLDIYEKERPVGIQIFGANLDSMLQTIDIVSASKPDIIDINFGCPVKKVVSKGAGAGILKDICLMEKLTAEMVKRTDIPVTVKTRLGWDHDSIKIVEVAERLQDVGCKAIAIHGRTRAQMYKGSADWKPIAEVKNNPRMHIPVFGNGDVDSPEKAVEMRDSYGLDGAMIGRASIGNPWFFKQVKHYFKTGEYLAPISLAERVEAARRHLQMSIDWKGEVLGVFETRRHYTNYFKGIPHFKEYRMKMVTSDRPEDVFAAFDEVLEKFSDYQFTE